One Cicer arietinum cultivar CDC Frontier isolate Library 1 chromosome 8, Cicar.CDCFrontier_v2.0, whole genome shotgun sequence DNA segment encodes these proteins:
- the LOC101502821 gene encoding protein PIN-LIKES 7-like, with product MTFVELLEVASMPVIQVLLISALGAFMATSYFNNLLSPDFRKSLNKVVFILFTPSLVFASFAKSVSLEDMKSWWFMPVNVGLTFLIGGILGWILVKLLRPNLKVKGLIIASCSSGNLGNLPIVIIPAICDQKGGPFGAHDVCRSNALSYASFSMALGGIFIWTYTLQTLRSSSLRFKELEASEIINSPNKDLDGNVETPLLKGKDNKNTSTKVPPLSYIGDSESQIIYDKVESNVLKNEKQSFMHRMIEVLKHLLQELMSPPAIATFFGFLFGAVSWLRNLIIGDNAPFKVIQDTLQLLGNGTIPCITLLLGGNLTQGLKSSSVKPLTLISIIITRFFVLPFIGLFIVKAAANFGLLPVDPLFQYTLVMQYAMPPAMNISTMAQLFDVGNEECSVILLWTYSASAIALTAWSTFLLWLLS from the exons atGACTTTTGTAGAACTTTTGGAAGTGGCTTCTATGCCAGTTATTCAAGTGCTTCTTATTAGTGCATTGGGAGCTTTTATGGCAACTAGTTATTTCAATAATCTTCTTTCACCAGATTTTAGGAAATCCTTGAACAAA GTTGTGTTTATTCTGTTCACTCCTTCACTTGTGTTTGCAAGTTTTGCTAAGTCTGTTTCACTTGAAGATATGAAATCATG GTGGTTTATGCCTGTTAATGTTGGACTGACCTTCTTAATTGGAGGGATTCTTGGATGGATACTAGTGAAATTACTAAGGCCTAATTTGAAAGTGAAAGGTCTAATCATTGCTTCATGTTCATCAG GAAACTTAGGTAACCTACCTATTGTAATTATCCCTGCAATATGTGATCAAAAAGGAGGTCCATTTGGTGCACATGATGTTTGTCGCAGTAATGCACTCTCATATGCTTCTTTCTCTATGGCA CTTGGTGGTATTTTCATTTGGACCTATACTCTTCAAACTTTAAGAAGCAGTTCATTGAGATTTAAGGAACTTGAGGCTTCGGAGATCATAAATTCACCAAACAAAGACCTTGATGGAAATGTAGAAACTCCTCTTTTAAAGGGAAAAGACAATAAAAACACGTCGACCAAAGTGCCACCTTTGAGTTATATTGGAGACTCTGAAAGTCAAATT ATTTATGACAAAGTTGAGTCTAATGTATTAAAGAATGAGAAACAATCATTTATGCATAGAATGATAGAAGTTCTAAAACATCTTCTGCAAGAACTAATGTCACCACCAGCAATTGCAACT TTTTTCGGATTCCTTTTCGGCGCGGTTTCATGGTTAAGGAATCTAATAATTGGAGACAATGCTCCATTTAAAGTAATCCAAGACACTCTTCAATTACTAGG GAATGGAACAATTCCTTGCATCACACTCTTGCTTGGTGGTAATCTCACtcaag GCTTGAAATCATCAAGTGTAAAACCATTGACACTAATCAGCATCATCATAACTAGGTTTTTTGTACTACCTTTTATTGGATTGTTTATTGTCAAAGCCGCGGCGAATTTCGGTTTACTTCCGGTGGATCCTTTGTTTCAGTACACTCTGGTGATGCAGTATGCAATGCCACCAGCAATGAATATTA
- the LOC101503146 gene encoding uncharacterized protein: MEALSSSIAMPNNPQTHFLSGSLLKPVDKCFLKINSTQHFPGSSVRAKGSRNSSVIVRASRDGGRPSSGSIFVGGFVLGSLIVGALGCVYAPKISEALAGADGKDFMRKLPKFMYDEEKALERTRKMLTEKIAQLNSAIDSVSAQLRPDKDSNESAGISEEIGVWK; this comes from the exons ATGGAAGCTCTATCAAGCTCCATCGCTATGCCGAATAATCCACAGACTCATTTTCTCTCAG GTTCCTTGTTGAAGCCGGTTGATAAATGCTTCTTGAAAATCAACTCCACTCAACACTTTCCTGGTTCCTCTGTTAGAGCTAAAGGATCACGCAACTCGTCGGTTATAGTTCGTGCAAG TAGGGATGGTGGAAGGCCAAGTAGTGGAAGTATTTTTGTTGGTGGATTTGTATTGGGGAGTTTAATTGTTGGAGCATTGGGATGTGTTTATGCACCTAAG ATAAGCGAGGCACTAGCTGGAGCTGACGGTAAAGATTTCATGAGGAAACTTCCAAAGTTTATGTATGATGAAGAAAAAGCTCTTGAG AGGACTCGCAAGATGCTAACCGAGAAAATAGCGCAACTGAATTCCGCCATAGACAGTGTTTCTGCACAGTTGCGACCAGATAAAGACTCAAATGAATCTGCAGGGATCTCAGAGGAAATTGGAGTgtggaaataa
- the LOC101494654 gene encoding MLO-like protein 9 produces MFKRVFFSMFTSWLLHGDFSMAATESDSYNSSRKLDETPTWAVASVCTVFILISIALEKSLHKLGMWLGRRQKKALLEALEKIKAELMILGFISLLLTFGQNYIVRICILEEVANKMLPCPHKYSNISDDKKSSSEVVNVRKLVSYEGRFLAADTPSFKCSRKGHEPLLSINGLHQLHIFIFFLAVFHVLYSAITMLLGRLKIRGWKEWEEETSTHGNQFANDAAKFRLTHETSFVRAHTSFWTRIAISFYIGCFFRQFYRSVRRVDYQTLRNGFISVHLAPGSKFNFQKYIKRSLEDDFKVVVGVSPVLWASAVVFLLLNIDGWRTPLWAFLIPIIIILAVGTKLQVILARMALEITETHAIIQGMPLVQGSDKYFWLDQPQLVLHLIHFALFQNAFQITYILWTWYTFGLENCFRLGYKLAVIKVACGVVMLCLCSYITLPLYALVTQMGSRMKRSIFDEQTSKALMKWHMTVKKKHVGEVVKLGKSTIDGSNIGSTLQSPGPALHRFKTTGHSTRSSTFEDQDEYESDNELEKTKLILRVDQLAEEDHRHHSEGEANNEDEFTFLKHTTIQS; encoded by the exons ATGTTCAAAAGGGTGTTTTTTTCTATGTTCACTTCATGGCTATTGCATGGAGATTTTTCAATGGCTGCAACTGAAAGTGATAGTTACAATAGTTCAAGAAAACTTGATGAGACACCAACATGGGCTGTTGCTTCTGTTTGCACTGTTTTCATTTTGATATCCATAGCTCTTGAGAAGAGTCTTCACAAATTGGGAATG TGGTTAGGAAGAAGGCAAAAGAAGGCTTTGCTTGAAGCTTTGGAAAAAATCAAGGCTG AGTTGATGATTTTAGGATTCATTTCACTGTTATTGACTTTTGGGCAGAATTACATTGTAAGAATATGTATTCTTGAAGAAGTTGCAAACAAAATGTTGCCATGTCCACATAAATATAGTAATATAAGTGATGACAAGAAATCAAGTAGTGAAGTGGTAAATGTTAGGAAACTTGTGTCTTATGAAGGTAGATTTTTAGCTGCTGATACTCCCTCCTTTAAATGCAGCAGGAAG GGGCATGAACCTCTTTTATCTATCAATGGATTGCACCAGTTACACATCTTCATATTCTTCCTAGCTGTCTTTCATGTGCTTTATAGTGCTATCACAATGCTTCTTGGGAGACTTAAG ATACGTGGATGGAAGGAATGGGAGGAAGAGACTTCAACTCATGGTAATCAATTTGCCAATG ATGCTGCAAAATTTAGGCTCACACATGAAACATCATTTGTAAGAGCTCATACCAGTTTTTGGACAAGGATTGCTATCTCCTTCTATATT GGTTGTTTCTTTAGACAATTTTATAGGTCTGTTCGTAGGGTTGATTACCAAACTTTGCGCAATGGATTTATCAGT GTCCATCTAGCTCCTGGAAGTAAATTTAATTTCCAAAAGTATATCAAAAGATCATTAGAAGATGACTTCAAAGTAGTTGTGGGAGTAAG TCCTGTTCTCTGGGCATCAGCGGTAGTTTTTCTGCTCCTAAACATTGATG GTTGGCGTACTCCGTTATGGGCATTCTTAATTCCAATTATT ATAATTTTGGCTGTTGGAACAAAACTTCAAGTAATATTAGCAAGGATGGCTCTTGAAATAACAGAAACACATGCAATTATTCAAGGAATGCCTCTTGTTCAAGGATCAGACAAATACTTTTGGTTAGATCAACCTCAGTTAGTTCTTCATCTTATCCATTTTGCTTTGTTTCAG AATGCATTccaaataacatatatattgtGGACATGG TATACTTTTGGGCTGGAAAATTGTTTCCGTTTGGGCTACAAACTTGCCGTTATAAAAGTTGCTTGCGG GGTTGTGATGCTATGTCTCTGCAGCTATATTACCCTTCCATTATATGCTCTTGTGACTCAG ATGGGTTCAAGGATGAAGAGGTCAATATTTGATGAACAAACATCAAAAGCATTAATGAAATGGCACATGACTGTGAAAAAGAAGCATGTAGGAGAAGTAGTCAAACTTGGAAAGTCAACCATTGATGGTAGCAACATTGGATCAACATTGCAATCCCCTGGACCAGCACTACACCGTTTCAAAACTACTGGACATTCAACTCGCTCTTCAACTTTTGAGGATCAAGATGAATATGAATCTGATAATGAATTGgaaaaaactaaattgattCTAAGAGTTGATCAACTAGCAGAAGAAGATCATAGGCATCATAGTGAGGGAGAAGCTAATAATGAAGATGAGTTCACTTTTCTCAAGCATACTACTATTCAAAGTTga